A genomic window from Phocoena sinus isolate mPhoSin1 chromosome 20, mPhoSin1.pri, whole genome shotgun sequence includes:
- the HCRT gene encoding orexin gives MNPPSTKVSWATVTLLLLLLLLPPALLSPGAAAQPLPDCCRQKTCSCRLYELLHGAGNHAAGILTLGKRRPGPPGLQGRLQRLLQASGNHAAGILTMGRRAGAEAAPRPCPGRRCPAEATSSVAPGGRSGV, from the exons ATGAATCCTCCTTCTACAAAG GTCTCCTGGGCCACCGTGACgctgctgctcctgctgctgctgctgccgcctgcACTGCTGTCGCCCGGGGCGGCCGCGCAGCCTCTGCCCGACTGCTGCCGTCAGAAGACGTGCTCCTGCCGCCTCTACGAGCTACTGCACGGCGCGGGCAATCACGCGGCCGGCATCCTCACGCTGGGCAAGCGGCGGCCCGGGCCCCCGGGCCTTCAGGGCCGGTTGCAGCGCCTCCTGCAGGCCAGTGGCAACCACGCGGCCGGCATCCTGACCATGGGCCGCCGCGCAGGCGCAGAGGCAGCGCCGCGCCCCTGCCCCGGGCGCCGGTGTCCCGCTGAGGCCACCTCGTCTGTCGCGCCCGGGGGACGGTCCGGGGTCTGA
- the GHDC gene encoding GH3 domain-containing protein isoform X4, with protein MFSPPHHLPDRFRLVFLCVGEWGGGNGFSPLPLGPVPGGLPPARSCLEMLLPLLPCLALCLLLLPLAVLWRRRPSQDARLSWLVHLQHRVAWGALCWAAAWQRKSLVRSTLHAGQSQQRALRRCLQGAQSPRCPLRGSTDIGVFRNHLPLTKASQLQEEESGVQLLPPASNQYRGEVSLQATLLGLAALKKTCPEVLAPEGTARVTPSSPWPYPLPWPWHALGQLGPAGAKDPRALLLEALRSPGLRALEAGTAVELLDVFLGLEADGEELAEALAAGNPGASLPRRAAELREALEQGPRGLALRLWPKLQVVVTLDAGGQAEAVAALGALWCQGLAFFSPAYAASGGAVGLSLWPEQPHGLYLLPPGGPFIELLPLKEGTREEAAPTVLLAEAQKGKEYELVLTDHTSLTRCRLGDVVQVVGAYNQCPVVRFICRLGQTLSVRGEDTGEDVFSEALGRAVGQWPGARLLDHGCVESSILDSSEGSAPHYEVFVALKGLRNLSEENRDKLDHCLQEASARYKSLRFRGSVGPARVHLVGWGAFRELRAALAACPSAPFPPEMPRVLKHRAL; from the exons ATGTTCTCTCCCCCGCATCATCTGCCTGACAGGTTTCGCTTGGTGTTCCTGTGCGTGGGAGAGTGGGGGGGAGGAAATGgcttttcccccctccccctaggGCCAGTACCTGGGGGCCTTCCTCCTGCCAGGAGCTGCTTGGAgatgctgctgccgctgctgccgtGCCTCGCGCTGTGCCTCCTGCTGCTGCCGCTGGCCGTGCTCTGGCGGCGGCGGCCGTCCCAGGATGCCAGGCTGTCCTGGCTGGTCCATCTCCAGCACCGTGTGGCATGgggggccctgtgctgggcagccGCCTGGCAGCGGAAGAGCCTAGTGCGGAGCACGCTGCACGCGGGCCAGAGCCAGCAGCGGGCCCTGAGGCGGTGTCTGCAGGGAGCCCAGAGTCCCCGCTGTCCCCTCAGGGGGAGCACAG ATATAGGCGTCTTCCGGAATCATCTCCCTCTGACCAAGGCCAGCCAGCTCCAGGAGGAAGAAAGTGGAGTGCAGCTCTTGCCTCCTGCCTCAAACCAGTACCGTGGGGAGGTCTCTCTGCAG GCCACCTTGCTGGGTCTGGCAGCCCTAAAGAAGACCTGCCCGGAAGTGCTGGCCCCAGAAGGCACGGCCCGTGTGACCCCTTCCTCCCCTTGGCCCTACCCCCTCCCTTGGCCTTGGCATGCCCTGGGCCAGTTGGGCCCTGCTGGAGCCAAGGACCCTAGGGCCCTGCTGCTGGAGGCACTGAGGTCCCCGGGCCTGCGGGCTCTGGAAGCTGGGACGGCGGTCGAGCTCCTAGACGTCTTCTTGGGCCTGGAGGCCGATGGCGAAGAGCTGGCTGAGGCCTTAGCTGCTGGGAACCCAGGAGCATCTCTCCCCAGACGGGCAGCTGAGCTGCGGGAGGCCCTGGAGCAGGGACCCCGAGGACTGGCCCTTCGGCTCTGGCCAAAGCTTCAGGTGGTGGTGACTCTGGATGCAGGAGGCCAGGCGGAGGCTGTGGCTGCCCTGGGGGCCTTGTGGTGCCAAGGGCTAGCCTTCTTCTCACCTGCTTATGCTGCCTCTGGAG GGGCGGTGGGCCTGAGTCTGTGGCCAGAGCAGCCCCATGGCCTGTATCTTCTGCCCCCTGGAGGCCCCTTTATTGAGCTGCTCCCACTCAAGGAAGGAACGCGGGAAGAGGCTGCCCCCACCGTCCTACTGGCCGAAGCCCAGAAGGGCAAGGAGTACGAACTGGTGCTGACTGACCACACCAGCCTCACCAG GTGCCGCCTGGGTGACGTGGTCCAGGTGGTTGGTGCCTACAATCAGTGTCCGGTCGTCAGGTTCATCTGCAG gctgGGCCAGACCCTGAGTGTTCGAGGCGAAGACACTGGTGAGGACGTGTTCTCCGAGGCCTTGGGCCGGGCGGTGGGGCAGTGGCCAGGGGCCAGGCTGTTGGACCATGGCTGTGTGGAGAGCAGCATTCTGG ATTCCTCCGAGGGTTCTGCTCCCCACTATGAGGTGTTTGTGGCACTGAAGGGGCTAAGGAACTTGTCGGAGGAAAATCGAGACAAG CTTGACCACTGCCTTCAGGAAGCCTCCGCTCGCTACAAGTCCCTGCGGTTCCGGGGCAGCGTGGGCCCTGCCCGAGTCcacctggtggggtggggggccttCAGAGAACTGCGGGCAGCCCTCGCTGCCTGCCCctcagcccccttccctcctgagaTGCCCCGGGTCCTCAAGCACAG AGCACTATAA
- the GHDC gene encoding GH3 domain-containing protein isoform X3, producing the protein MFSPPHHLPDRFRLVFLCVGEWGGGNGFSPLPLGPVPGGLPPARSCLEMLLPLLPCLALCLLLLPLAVLWRRRPSQDARLSWLVHLQHRVAWGALCWAAAWQRKSLVRSTLHAGQSQQRALRRCLQGAQSPRCPLRGSTDIGVFRNHLPLTKASQLQEEESGVQLLPPASNQYRGEVSLQATLLGLAALKKTCPEVLAPEGTARVTPSSPWPYPLPWPWHALGQLGPAGAKDPRALLLEALRSPGLRALEAGTAVELLDVFLGLEADGEELAEALAAGNPGASLPRRAAELREALEQGPRGLALRLWPKLQVVVTLDAGGQAEAVAALGALWCQGLAFFSPAYAASGGAVGLSLWPEQPHGLYLLPPGGPFIELLPLKEGTREEAAPTVLLAEAQKGKEYELVLTDHTSLTRCRLGDVVQVVGAYNQCPVVRFICRLGQTLSVRGEDTGEDVFSEALGRAVGQWPGARLLDHGCVESSILDSSEGSAPHYEVFVALKGLRNLSEENRDKLDHCLQEASARYKSLRFRGSVGPARVHLVGWGAFRELRAALAACPSAPFPPEMPRVLKHRFLGASWPH; encoded by the exons ATGTTCTCTCCCCCGCATCATCTGCCTGACAGGTTTCGCTTGGTGTTCCTGTGCGTGGGAGAGTGGGGGGGAGGAAATGgcttttcccccctccccctaggGCCAGTACCTGGGGGCCTTCCTCCTGCCAGGAGCTGCTTGGAgatgctgctgccgctgctgccgtGCCTCGCGCTGTGCCTCCTGCTGCTGCCGCTGGCCGTGCTCTGGCGGCGGCGGCCGTCCCAGGATGCCAGGCTGTCCTGGCTGGTCCATCTCCAGCACCGTGTGGCATGgggggccctgtgctgggcagccGCCTGGCAGCGGAAGAGCCTAGTGCGGAGCACGCTGCACGCGGGCCAGAGCCAGCAGCGGGCCCTGAGGCGGTGTCTGCAGGGAGCCCAGAGTCCCCGCTGTCCCCTCAGGGGGAGCACAG ATATAGGCGTCTTCCGGAATCATCTCCCTCTGACCAAGGCCAGCCAGCTCCAGGAGGAAGAAAGTGGAGTGCAGCTCTTGCCTCCTGCCTCAAACCAGTACCGTGGGGAGGTCTCTCTGCAG GCCACCTTGCTGGGTCTGGCAGCCCTAAAGAAGACCTGCCCGGAAGTGCTGGCCCCAGAAGGCACGGCCCGTGTGACCCCTTCCTCCCCTTGGCCCTACCCCCTCCCTTGGCCTTGGCATGCCCTGGGCCAGTTGGGCCCTGCTGGAGCCAAGGACCCTAGGGCCCTGCTGCTGGAGGCACTGAGGTCCCCGGGCCTGCGGGCTCTGGAAGCTGGGACGGCGGTCGAGCTCCTAGACGTCTTCTTGGGCCTGGAGGCCGATGGCGAAGAGCTGGCTGAGGCCTTAGCTGCTGGGAACCCAGGAGCATCTCTCCCCAGACGGGCAGCTGAGCTGCGGGAGGCCCTGGAGCAGGGACCCCGAGGACTGGCCCTTCGGCTCTGGCCAAAGCTTCAGGTGGTGGTGACTCTGGATGCAGGAGGCCAGGCGGAGGCTGTGGCTGCCCTGGGGGCCTTGTGGTGCCAAGGGCTAGCCTTCTTCTCACCTGCTTATGCTGCCTCTGGAG GGGCGGTGGGCCTGAGTCTGTGGCCAGAGCAGCCCCATGGCCTGTATCTTCTGCCCCCTGGAGGCCCCTTTATTGAGCTGCTCCCACTCAAGGAAGGAACGCGGGAAGAGGCTGCCCCCACCGTCCTACTGGCCGAAGCCCAGAAGGGCAAGGAGTACGAACTGGTGCTGACTGACCACACCAGCCTCACCAG GTGCCGCCTGGGTGACGTGGTCCAGGTGGTTGGTGCCTACAATCAGTGTCCGGTCGTCAGGTTCATCTGCAG gctgGGCCAGACCCTGAGTGTTCGAGGCGAAGACACTGGTGAGGACGTGTTCTCCGAGGCCTTGGGCCGGGCGGTGGGGCAGTGGCCAGGGGCCAGGCTGTTGGACCATGGCTGTGTGGAGAGCAGCATTCTGG ATTCCTCCGAGGGTTCTGCTCCCCACTATGAGGTGTTTGTGGCACTGAAGGGGCTAAGGAACTTGTCGGAGGAAAATCGAGACAAG CTTGACCACTGCCTTCAGGAAGCCTCCGCTCGCTACAAGTCCCTGCGGTTCCGGGGCAGCGTGGGCCCTGCCCGAGTCcacctggtggggtggggggccttCAGAGAACTGCGGGCAGCCCTCGCTGCCTGCCCctcagcccccttccctcctgagaTGCCCCGGGTCCTCAAGCACAG ATTCCTAGGTGCAAGTTGGCCTCATTAG
- the GHDC gene encoding GH3 domain-containing protein isoform X2, giving the protein MFSPPHHLPDRFRLVFLCVGEWGGGNGFSPLPLGPVPGGLPPARSCLEMLLPLLPCLALCLLLLPLAVLWRRRPSQDARLSWLVHLQHRVAWGALCWAAAWQRKSLVRSTLHAGQSQQRALRRCLQGAQSPRCPLRGSTDIGVFRNHLPLTKASQLQEEESGVQLLPPASNQYRGEVSLQATLLGLAALKKTCPEVLAPEGTARVTPSSPWPYPLPWPWHALGQLGPAGAKDPRALLLEALRSPGLRALEAGTAVELLDVFLGLEADGEELAEALAAGNPGASLPRRAAELREALEQGPRGLALRLWPKLQVVVTLDAGGQAEAVAALGALWCQGLAFFSPAYAASGGAVGLSLWPEQPHGLYLLPPGGPFIELLPLKEGTREEAAPTVLLAEAQKGKEYELVLTDHTSLTRCRLGDVVQVVGAYNQCPVVRFICRLGQTLSVRGEDTGEDVFSEALGRAVGQWPGARLLDHGCVESSILDSSEGSAPHYEVFVALKGLRNLSEENRDKLDHCLQEASARYKSLRFRGSVGPARVHLVGWGAFRELRAALAACPSAPFPPEMPRVLKHSPCTRQAGSVGS; this is encoded by the exons ATGTTCTCTCCCCCGCATCATCTGCCTGACAGGTTTCGCTTGGTGTTCCTGTGCGTGGGAGAGTGGGGGGGAGGAAATGgcttttcccccctccccctaggGCCAGTACCTGGGGGCCTTCCTCCTGCCAGGAGCTGCTTGGAgatgctgctgccgctgctgccgtGCCTCGCGCTGTGCCTCCTGCTGCTGCCGCTGGCCGTGCTCTGGCGGCGGCGGCCGTCCCAGGATGCCAGGCTGTCCTGGCTGGTCCATCTCCAGCACCGTGTGGCATGgggggccctgtgctgggcagccGCCTGGCAGCGGAAGAGCCTAGTGCGGAGCACGCTGCACGCGGGCCAGAGCCAGCAGCGGGCCCTGAGGCGGTGTCTGCAGGGAGCCCAGAGTCCCCGCTGTCCCCTCAGGGGGAGCACAG ATATAGGCGTCTTCCGGAATCATCTCCCTCTGACCAAGGCCAGCCAGCTCCAGGAGGAAGAAAGTGGAGTGCAGCTCTTGCCTCCTGCCTCAAACCAGTACCGTGGGGAGGTCTCTCTGCAG GCCACCTTGCTGGGTCTGGCAGCCCTAAAGAAGACCTGCCCGGAAGTGCTGGCCCCAGAAGGCACGGCCCGTGTGACCCCTTCCTCCCCTTGGCCCTACCCCCTCCCTTGGCCTTGGCATGCCCTGGGCCAGTTGGGCCCTGCTGGAGCCAAGGACCCTAGGGCCCTGCTGCTGGAGGCACTGAGGTCCCCGGGCCTGCGGGCTCTGGAAGCTGGGACGGCGGTCGAGCTCCTAGACGTCTTCTTGGGCCTGGAGGCCGATGGCGAAGAGCTGGCTGAGGCCTTAGCTGCTGGGAACCCAGGAGCATCTCTCCCCAGACGGGCAGCTGAGCTGCGGGAGGCCCTGGAGCAGGGACCCCGAGGACTGGCCCTTCGGCTCTGGCCAAAGCTTCAGGTGGTGGTGACTCTGGATGCAGGAGGCCAGGCGGAGGCTGTGGCTGCCCTGGGGGCCTTGTGGTGCCAAGGGCTAGCCTTCTTCTCACCTGCTTATGCTGCCTCTGGAG GGGCGGTGGGCCTGAGTCTGTGGCCAGAGCAGCCCCATGGCCTGTATCTTCTGCCCCCTGGAGGCCCCTTTATTGAGCTGCTCCCACTCAAGGAAGGAACGCGGGAAGAGGCTGCCCCCACCGTCCTACTGGCCGAAGCCCAGAAGGGCAAGGAGTACGAACTGGTGCTGACTGACCACACCAGCCTCACCAG GTGCCGCCTGGGTGACGTGGTCCAGGTGGTTGGTGCCTACAATCAGTGTCCGGTCGTCAGGTTCATCTGCAG gctgGGCCAGACCCTGAGTGTTCGAGGCGAAGACACTGGTGAGGACGTGTTCTCCGAGGCCTTGGGCCGGGCGGTGGGGCAGTGGCCAGGGGCCAGGCTGTTGGACCATGGCTGTGTGGAGAGCAGCATTCTGG ATTCCTCCGAGGGTTCTGCTCCCCACTATGAGGTGTTTGTGGCACTGAAGGGGCTAAGGAACTTGTCGGAGGAAAATCGAGACAAG CTTGACCACTGCCTTCAGGAAGCCTCCGCTCGCTACAAGTCCCTGCGGTTCCGGGGCAGCGTGGGCCCTGCCCGAGTCcacctggtggggtggggggccttCAGAGAACTGCGGGCAGCCCTCGCTGCCTGCCCctcagcccccttccctcctgagaTGCCCCGGGTCCTCAAGCACAG CCCATGCACCAGGCAGGCTGGAAGTGTTGGGAGTTAA
- the GHDC gene encoding GH3 domain-containing protein isoform X1: MFSPPHHLPDRFRLVFLCVGEWGGGNGFSPLPLGPVPGGLPPARSCLEMLLPLLPCLALCLLLLPLAVLWRRRPSQDARLSWLVHLQHRVAWGALCWAAAWQRKSLVRSTLHAGQSQQRALRRCLQGAQSPRCPLRGSTDIGVFRNHLPLTKASQLQEEESGVQLLPPASNQYRGEVSLQATLLGLAALKKTCPEVLAPEGTARVTPSSPWPYPLPWPWHALGQLGPAGAKDPRALLLEALRSPGLRALEAGTAVELLDVFLGLEADGEELAEALAAGNPGASLPRRAAELREALEQGPRGLALRLWPKLQVVVTLDAGGQAEAVAALGALWCQGLAFFSPAYAASGGAVGLSLWPEQPHGLYLLPPGGPFIELLPLKEGTREEAAPTVLLAEAQKGKEYELVLTDHTSLTRCRLGDVVQVVGAYNQCPVVRFICRLGQTLSVRGEDTGEDVFSEALGRAVGQWPGARLLDHGCVESSILDSSEGSAPHYEVFVALKGLRNLSEENRDKLDHCLQEASARYKSLRFRGSVGPARVHLVGWGAFRELRAALAACPSAPFPPEMPRVLKHRYLAQYLQRRVVS; this comes from the exons ATGTTCTCTCCCCCGCATCATCTGCCTGACAGGTTTCGCTTGGTGTTCCTGTGCGTGGGAGAGTGGGGGGGAGGAAATGgcttttcccccctccccctaggGCCAGTACCTGGGGGCCTTCCTCCTGCCAGGAGCTGCTTGGAgatgctgctgccgctgctgccgtGCCTCGCGCTGTGCCTCCTGCTGCTGCCGCTGGCCGTGCTCTGGCGGCGGCGGCCGTCCCAGGATGCCAGGCTGTCCTGGCTGGTCCATCTCCAGCACCGTGTGGCATGgggggccctgtgctgggcagccGCCTGGCAGCGGAAGAGCCTAGTGCGGAGCACGCTGCACGCGGGCCAGAGCCAGCAGCGGGCCCTGAGGCGGTGTCTGCAGGGAGCCCAGAGTCCCCGCTGTCCCCTCAGGGGGAGCACAG ATATAGGCGTCTTCCGGAATCATCTCCCTCTGACCAAGGCCAGCCAGCTCCAGGAGGAAGAAAGTGGAGTGCAGCTCTTGCCTCCTGCCTCAAACCAGTACCGTGGGGAGGTCTCTCTGCAG GCCACCTTGCTGGGTCTGGCAGCCCTAAAGAAGACCTGCCCGGAAGTGCTGGCCCCAGAAGGCACGGCCCGTGTGACCCCTTCCTCCCCTTGGCCCTACCCCCTCCCTTGGCCTTGGCATGCCCTGGGCCAGTTGGGCCCTGCTGGAGCCAAGGACCCTAGGGCCCTGCTGCTGGAGGCACTGAGGTCCCCGGGCCTGCGGGCTCTGGAAGCTGGGACGGCGGTCGAGCTCCTAGACGTCTTCTTGGGCCTGGAGGCCGATGGCGAAGAGCTGGCTGAGGCCTTAGCTGCTGGGAACCCAGGAGCATCTCTCCCCAGACGGGCAGCTGAGCTGCGGGAGGCCCTGGAGCAGGGACCCCGAGGACTGGCCCTTCGGCTCTGGCCAAAGCTTCAGGTGGTGGTGACTCTGGATGCAGGAGGCCAGGCGGAGGCTGTGGCTGCCCTGGGGGCCTTGTGGTGCCAAGGGCTAGCCTTCTTCTCACCTGCTTATGCTGCCTCTGGAG GGGCGGTGGGCCTGAGTCTGTGGCCAGAGCAGCCCCATGGCCTGTATCTTCTGCCCCCTGGAGGCCCCTTTATTGAGCTGCTCCCACTCAAGGAAGGAACGCGGGAAGAGGCTGCCCCCACCGTCCTACTGGCCGAAGCCCAGAAGGGCAAGGAGTACGAACTGGTGCTGACTGACCACACCAGCCTCACCAG GTGCCGCCTGGGTGACGTGGTCCAGGTGGTTGGTGCCTACAATCAGTGTCCGGTCGTCAGGTTCATCTGCAG gctgGGCCAGACCCTGAGTGTTCGAGGCGAAGACACTGGTGAGGACGTGTTCTCCGAGGCCTTGGGCCGGGCGGTGGGGCAGTGGCCAGGGGCCAGGCTGTTGGACCATGGCTGTGTGGAGAGCAGCATTCTGG ATTCCTCCGAGGGTTCTGCTCCCCACTATGAGGTGTTTGTGGCACTGAAGGGGCTAAGGAACTTGTCGGAGGAAAATCGAGACAAG CTTGACCACTGCCTTCAGGAAGCCTCCGCTCGCTACAAGTCCCTGCGGTTCCGGGGCAGCGTGGGCCCTGCCCGAGTCcacctggtggggtggggggccttCAGAGAACTGCGGGCAGCCCTCGCTGCCTGCCCctcagcccccttccctcctgagaTGCCCCGGGTCCTCAAGCACAGGTACCTGGCCCAGTACCTGCAGAGGAGGGTGGTGTCCTGA
- the GHDC gene encoding GH3 domain-containing protein isoform X5 translates to MLLPLLPCLALCLLLLPLAVLWRRRPSQDARLSWLVHLQHRVAWGALCWAAAWQRKSLVRSTLHAGQSQQRALRRCLQGAQSPRCPLRGSTDIGVFRNHLPLTKASQLQEEESGVQLLPPASNQYRGEVSLQATLLGLAALKKTCPEVLAPEGTARVTPSSPWPYPLPWPWHALGQLGPAGAKDPRALLLEALRSPGLRALEAGTAVELLDVFLGLEADGEELAEALAAGNPGASLPRRAAELREALEQGPRGLALRLWPKLQVVVTLDAGGQAEAVAALGALWCQGLAFFSPAYAASGGAVGLSLWPEQPHGLYLLPPGGPFIELLPLKEGTREEAAPTVLLAEAQKGKEYELVLTDHTSLTRCRLGDVVQVVGAYNQCPVVRFICRLGQTLSVRGEDTGEDVFSEALGRAVGQWPGARLLDHGCVESSILDSSEGSAPHYEVFVALKGLRNLSEENRDKLDHCLQEASARYKSLRFRGSVGPARVHLVGWGAFRELRAALAACPSAPFPPEMPRVLKHRYLAQYLQRRVVS, encoded by the exons atgctgctgccgctgctgccgtGCCTCGCGCTGTGCCTCCTGCTGCTGCCGCTGGCCGTGCTCTGGCGGCGGCGGCCGTCCCAGGATGCCAGGCTGTCCTGGCTGGTCCATCTCCAGCACCGTGTGGCATGgggggccctgtgctgggcagccGCCTGGCAGCGGAAGAGCCTAGTGCGGAGCACGCTGCACGCGGGCCAGAGCCAGCAGCGGGCCCTGAGGCGGTGTCTGCAGGGAGCCCAGAGTCCCCGCTGTCCCCTCAGGGGGAGCACAG ATATAGGCGTCTTCCGGAATCATCTCCCTCTGACCAAGGCCAGCCAGCTCCAGGAGGAAGAAAGTGGAGTGCAGCTCTTGCCTCCTGCCTCAAACCAGTACCGTGGGGAGGTCTCTCTGCAG GCCACCTTGCTGGGTCTGGCAGCCCTAAAGAAGACCTGCCCGGAAGTGCTGGCCCCAGAAGGCACGGCCCGTGTGACCCCTTCCTCCCCTTGGCCCTACCCCCTCCCTTGGCCTTGGCATGCCCTGGGCCAGTTGGGCCCTGCTGGAGCCAAGGACCCTAGGGCCCTGCTGCTGGAGGCACTGAGGTCCCCGGGCCTGCGGGCTCTGGAAGCTGGGACGGCGGTCGAGCTCCTAGACGTCTTCTTGGGCCTGGAGGCCGATGGCGAAGAGCTGGCTGAGGCCTTAGCTGCTGGGAACCCAGGAGCATCTCTCCCCAGACGGGCAGCTGAGCTGCGGGAGGCCCTGGAGCAGGGACCCCGAGGACTGGCCCTTCGGCTCTGGCCAAAGCTTCAGGTGGTGGTGACTCTGGATGCAGGAGGCCAGGCGGAGGCTGTGGCTGCCCTGGGGGCCTTGTGGTGCCAAGGGCTAGCCTTCTTCTCACCTGCTTATGCTGCCTCTGGAG GGGCGGTGGGCCTGAGTCTGTGGCCAGAGCAGCCCCATGGCCTGTATCTTCTGCCCCCTGGAGGCCCCTTTATTGAGCTGCTCCCACTCAAGGAAGGAACGCGGGAAGAGGCTGCCCCCACCGTCCTACTGGCCGAAGCCCAGAAGGGCAAGGAGTACGAACTGGTGCTGACTGACCACACCAGCCTCACCAG GTGCCGCCTGGGTGACGTGGTCCAGGTGGTTGGTGCCTACAATCAGTGTCCGGTCGTCAGGTTCATCTGCAG gctgGGCCAGACCCTGAGTGTTCGAGGCGAAGACACTGGTGAGGACGTGTTCTCCGAGGCCTTGGGCCGGGCGGTGGGGCAGTGGCCAGGGGCCAGGCTGTTGGACCATGGCTGTGTGGAGAGCAGCATTCTGG ATTCCTCCGAGGGTTCTGCTCCCCACTATGAGGTGTTTGTGGCACTGAAGGGGCTAAGGAACTTGTCGGAGGAAAATCGAGACAAG CTTGACCACTGCCTTCAGGAAGCCTCCGCTCGCTACAAGTCCCTGCGGTTCCGGGGCAGCGTGGGCCCTGCCCGAGTCcacctggtggggtggggggccttCAGAGAACTGCGGGCAGCCCTCGCTGCCTGCCCctcagcccccttccctcctgagaTGCCCCGGGTCCTCAAGCACAGGTACCTGGCCCAGTACCTGCAGAGGAGGGTGGTGTCCTGA